One window of the Podospora pseudocomata strain CBS 415.72m chromosome 7, whole genome shotgun sequence genome contains the following:
- the STE23 gene encoding metalloprotease (COG:O; EggNog:ENOG503NUAC; MEROPS:MER0003386): MANSEETPPPSKIEVEVVTENLETPELDDRSYRVIRLPNGLEALLVHDPTTDKAAAAVDVNVGSHSDEDDMPGMAHAVEHLLFMGTKKFPVENAYHQYMSNHSGLTNAFTATTSTNYHFEVSAKPSNDEEPSATNPSPLLGALDRFAQFFIEPLFLENTLDRELRAVDSENKKNLQSDNWRLHQLKKTLSNPKHPHHHFSTGNLETLKTIPEAKGINVRDKFIEFYEKHYSANRMKLCVLGREPLDVLQAWVAEYFSPIKNKNLPRNRWEDEVPFTKDHLGVQIFAKPVMDTREITLSFPFMEQENLYETQPGGYISHLIGHEGPGSIMSYVKSKGWANGLGAGPSNICPGSPDLFDIGITLTEEGLKNYKEIVKVVFEYIALLRETEPQQWIFDEQKGMADVNFRFMEKSRAYRFASSVSQRMQKPIPREHLVSGYSKLRRFDPKLIKQALGWLRPDNFFLVVTSRNPPVTLDKKEKWYGTEYTVQSIPETLMKEVQAAATSTPDNRKAKLHLPHKNQFIPTKLDVEKKEVKEPAIAPRIIRNDSMVRTWYKKDDTFWVPKASIMVSCRTPITSLASMRAAGRLFTDSIKDALEEYSYDAELAGVEYTVICEERGMYIEVSGYNDKLSVLLEQVLVTMRDLDIRDDRFAIIKERTIRSYRNWELSAPWTQIGGYMSWLTTDHYNTILDIAEELPAVTADAVRSFKREFLAQMHMEVLVHGNFYKEDALKLTDMIEKTLKPRPFSPSQWRSPRGLVFSPGSNYVWKKTLKDPANVNHSIHYMLYTGAKIDRPQRARTALLDQIMHEPCFDQLRTKEQLGYIVYCGSWSNVTTFGVYFIIQSEKTAPYLETRIEKFLEDMGKRLEDMSEEDFEKNKRSLIERTLEKAKSLEGESNRHWQAIESEYYMFNNRQLMVENLKPLTKADMIEFFNHYINPSSPSRAKVAAYLEAQAKSDVTTKQITDLIKTLDLDESTAAQAATDLQSRLSAAGHDEEKEVEGLVDYLQGLGVPDGKVKAASDVWRRLHSEHGPGSGVVKDAEPPSSNGTTPTLIKDVRDFKALHATSRAPYPEKDLAEYYDLDAKL; this comes from the exons ATGGCCAACTCCGAGGaaacgccgccgccttccaaaatcgaggttgaggtggtgacCGAGAACCTCGAGACCCCCGAGCTGGATGATCGTTCATACCGTGTCATCCGTCTGCCCAACGGCTTGGAGGCTCTTCTGGTTCACGACCCCACCACTGACAAGGCCGCGGCCGCGGTTGATGTCAACGTTGGGAGCCACAGTGACGAGGATGATATGCCAGGAATGGCCCATGCCGTTGAACAT CTTCTGTTCATGGGGACCAAGAAATTCCCTGTCGAGAATGCCTATCATCAGTACATGTCAAACCATTCTGGGCTCACCAATGCCTTCACGgcgacaacctcaaccaactACCACTTTGAGGTCTCTGCCAAGCCCAGCAACGATGAAGAGCCATCTGCCACCAATCCCTCACCACTGCTGGGAGCGCTGGATCGCTTTGCCCAGTTCTTCATCGAGCCACTGTTCTTGGAGAACACTCTGGATCGTGAACTGAGGGCCGTTGATTcagaaaacaagaagaaTCTCCAGAGTGACAACTGGCGTCTACACCAACTCAAAAAGACTCTCTCCAACCCGaaacacccccaccaccacttctctACCGGCAACCTTGAGACGCTCAAGACCATCCCCGAGGCAAAGGGTATCAACGTGCGAGACAAGTTTATTGAGTTCTATGAGAAACATTATTCTGCCAACCGCATGAAGCTTTGCGTCTTGGGAAGGGAGCCCCTCGATGTTTTGCAGGCTTGGGTGGCCGAGTATTTCTCTCccatcaagaacaagaacctGCCACGCAACaggtgggaggatgaggttcCGTTCACAAAGGATCACTTGGGAGTCCAAATCTTCGCCAAGCCTGTGATGGATACTAGAGAAATTACTCTGAGCTTCCCCTTCATGGAGCAAGAGAATCTTTACGAGACGCAGCCTGGTGGATACATTAGCCATCTCATCGGCCATGAGGGCCCTGGCAGCATCATGTCCTATGTCAAGTCCAAGGGATGGGCCAACGGTCTGGGCGCCGGGCCAAGTAACATTTGCCCCGGGTCTCCGGACCTGTTCGACATCGGGATCACCTTGACAGAGGAGGGACTGAAGAACTACAAGGAGATCGTGAAGGTCGTGTTTGAGTACATCGCCCTTCTGCGAGAGACGGAGCCGCAGCAGTGGATCTTTGATGAGCAAAAAGGCATGGCAGATGTCAATTTCAGGTTCATGGAGAAGTCTCGAGCTTATCGGTTTGCGAGTTCCGTCAGTCAAAGGATGCAAAAGCCAATCCCCCGCGAGCATCTGGTGTCTGGGTATTCCAAGCTTCGCAGATTCGACCCGAAGTTGATCAAGCAGGCTTTGGGCTGGCTACGACCCGACAACTTCTTTCTCGTTGTCACCTCACGGAATCCCCCTGTTACGTTGGACAAAAAGGAGAAATGGTATGGGACGGAGTACACCGTCCAATCAATTCCGGAGACTTTGATGAAGGAGGTCCAGGCGGCAGCTACCAGCACACCTGACAACCGAAAAGCGAagcttcatctcccccacaaGAACCAGTTCATCCCAACAAAGCTAGacgtggagaagaaggaagtcAAAGAGCCTGCCATCGCCCCCCGGATTATCCGCAACGACTCTATGGTCCGGACCTGGTACAAGAAGGACGATACGTTCTGGGTCCCGAAAGCAAGTATAATGGTTAGCTGCCGGACACCAATCACCTCACTGGCGTCTATGCGGGCAGCAGGCCGTCTTTTCACAGATTCGATCAAGGACGCGCTCGAGGAATACTCATATGATGCCGAACTTGCTGGTGTTGAATATACTGTGATCTGCGAGGAGCGGGGAATGTATATTGAGGTCTCTGGCTACAACGACAAGCTTTCGGTGCTCCTAGAACAGGTTCTGGTCACCATGCGCGACCTCGACATCCGCGATGATCGAttcgccatcatcaaggaACGCACGATCCGGTCATACCGAAACTGGGAGCTTTCAGCACCATGGACACAGATTGGTGGATACATGAGCTGGCTGACGACAGACCACTACAACACCATCCTGGATATCGCAGAGGAGCTTCCTGCCGTGACAGCTGATGCGGTGCGATCTTTCAAGAGGGAATTCTTGGCACAGATGCACATGGAAGTCTTGGTTCACGGCAATTTTTACAAGGAGGACGCACTGAAGCTGACCGACATGATCGAAAAGACGCTCAAGCCACGGCCATTCTCTCCATCTCAGTGGCGTTCACCTCGCGGGCTGGTGTTTTCTCCAGGGTCAAACTACGTCTGGAAGAAAACGCTCAAGGACCCCGCGAACGTGAACCACTCGATCCACTACATGCTCTACACAGGTGCCAAGATTGATCGTCCTCAGAGGGCAAGGACAGCGCTTTTGGACCAGATCATGCATGAGCCTTGTTTCGACCAGCTTCGCACCAAGGAACAGCTCGGATACATCGTTTACTGTGGCTCTTGGAGCAATGTGACAACGTTTGGTGTCTACTTCATTATTCAAAGTGAGAAGACGGCCCCCTATCTTGAGACCCGGATCGAAAAGTTCCTGGAGGACATGGGGAAGAGACTCGAGGATATGAGTGAGGAGGATTTCGAGAAGAACAAACGAAGTTTGATTGAAAGGACGCTTGAGAAGGCCAAGTCGCTGGAGGGAGAGAGCAACCGGCACTGGCAGGCCATTGAGTCTGAATACTACATGTTCAACAACC GACAGTTGATGGTGGAGAATCTAAAGCCACTGACAAAAGCTGATATGATTGAGTTTTTCAACCACTACATCAACCCTTCGTCCCCTTCGCGGGCGAAGGTTGCAGCTTATCTGGAGGCCCAGGCCAAGAGCGATGTGACAACCAAGCAAATTACGGATCTCATCAAGACGCTCGATCTCGATGAAAGTACCGCTGCCCAGGCTGCCACTGACCTGCAGTCTCGCCTGAGTGCGGCTGGCCATgacgaggaaaaggaggtcGAAGGCCTTGTTGACTACCTCCAAGGCCTCGGGGTACCAGACGGCAAGGTAAAGGCTGCGTCTGACGTGTGGAGAAGACTACACTCTGAGCATGGACCCGGCAGCGGAGTTGTCAAGGACGCAgagccaccatcatccaatGGGACGACACCCACCCTCATCAAGGATGTGCGAGACTTTAAGGCACTCCATGCCACCAGCAGGGCTCCCTATCCGGAGAAGGATCTTGCGGAGTATTATGACCTGGATGCAAAGCTTTAG
- a CDS encoding hypothetical protein (COG:O; MEROPS:MER0005433; EggNog:ENOG503NU7E), which yields MGGAPDLPQRSSSPLKRPASSMEPETDSTNLKEDVVMGTENESAAKAKEGKDEVIDGAPSSPKQSTRELNGLPLRNDIPPLDQQIKTIETLVKAFAETPIQEGDEAYLVSRKWLQRAQAFGLDSKHVSKEVPEGSLGPVDNSDIIETKFTDSNGVECVKLKPGLGTESFELFPKDAWDLLLFWYGLATGQAPIIRLAHNTAPDAVSDPVIQFEFHPPVFTIHRLWSATSPIPIEQEIKLKKPPPPIVVQSTSFSYHKFLRRVKELASVAPDRKVRVWRVLQTIPATETPASEPSESSGMMKTPPDSPVQEVGLPDGFPAVPGAWPEMLVDVVTFGQLEKGVQRALVEAQDTTVHANYNGKRSLSLVGLNVDQTLVLDEEVERQDWVSTYSGSNGKNLTTRNSSTAVVQARANVSGRSSPALSAPLTRGRAQQKSGRTHGCVGLQNLGNTCYMNSALQCLRAVEELTKYFLTHEAKKEINTDNPLAHGGDVALSYGRLLEEIYKEPTPNSVAPRQFKSVIGRYAPAFSGYGQQDSQEFLGWLLDGLQEDLNRILRKPYIEKPDSTDEMINNPAAIREMALQVWDITKRRDDSVISDLFTGLYKSTLVCPECNKISITFDPFTNLTLPLPMANSWSREIRFYPLNDAPVNIVVDIDKNSSIKGLKQFISQRVGVPVDRLMASEEFSGKFFKHYDDMATVSDDISSNDIVVVHELEAPPSNLALTKDSKKQKIKSLLADNDEEDLEDPMVQSMVVPVLHMCSQGKAKRKKSVLVPPHFIVLNPEEACSEDIIRRKILEKVATFTTHPELAALEETDAGDNIDPEMANVASDVDSSGDSKIVAKSVEGEEDIVDVTMADANDAPKPAASSGAEQSSQALKASKSQRPKWIDPEEFLAPQFQNLFDLSFFSEGTMTIPTGWQSVTEGNAYPRLSTRQPKLIMSDVEMQSPGAWANSDASGSDEVNEVTRMAEESSDDDSDFPHQVKDLQSRAIEPPSHHVNARGGKKKMKARQQQMYGKKAKKRFEKQQKGRMQKQHASRRDTGPIEGPLVRLGEGIIVDWNEEAWEALFDGQPGESMRGCKTFENVDTLVDPALEAKKKQRALRAKHGITLEDCLNEFEKEEILSEQDTWYCPRCKEHRRASKKFDLWKTPDILVVHLKRFSSVGYRREKLDILVDFPVEGLDLTSRVIDKEDGKQEIYDLIAVDDHWGGLGGGHYTAKAKNFNDGSWYEYNDTGVSKCSDSQKVVSAAAYLLFYRRRSETPLGGPKFQEIFDKYDSQIASADQDMSDSGEGQRLGLSSSLRGSPSASTGAGLTLPRGKRGLVSDDSDRAGQALIPADPELPSYQASVGNGDEDTEMGAALWDQSTLHNSIEGDEDEGIGLPDYDNGGMAGMTSVIGSNWNFQNIKPGSVASDGDIASDIAQNDNSSNDDGFAAGDEMDEVFMSGPSLEFIEHEPTFPEEEIPAPPAEAQNLFDQIAEDKWAQQQIHTVPADIADDHASDKVAEIRVGDGGEDQQAQVQKPSA from the exons ATGGGGGGTGCTCCCGATCTTCCCCAGCGGTCCTCGTCCCCGCTCAAACGACCTGCCTCCAGCATGGAGCCCGAAACGGACAGTACAAACCTGAAAGAGGATGTGGTTATGGGAACCGAGAATGAATCTGCTGCAAAGGCCAAAGAGGGCAAGGATGAAGTGATAGATGGGGCTCCATCAAGCCCAAAGCAGTCCACCAGAGAGTTAAATGGGCTTCCTCTACGGAACG ATATTCCTCCGCTCGATCAGCAAATCAAAACCATCGAGACTCTCGTCAAGGCGTTTGCTGAGACTCCCATCCAGGAGGGTGACGAGGCGTACCTAGTGTCAAGGAAATGGCTTCAACGGGCCCAGGCCTTTGGGCTGGATAGCAAACATGTCAGCAAAGAGGTGCCAGAAGGGTCCCTCGGTCCAGTGGACAATTCGGACATCATTGAGACCAAGTTCACAGACTCCAATGGAGTAGAGTGTGTCAAACTGAAGCCAGGCTTGGGAACGGAGAGTTTCGAGCTGTTCCCCAAAGATGCCTGGgatctcttgctcttctggTACGGGCTGGCTACTGGACAAGCTCCGATTATCCGGCTTGCACACAACACGGCCCCCGATGCGGTTTCGGATCCCGTTATTCAGTTCGAGTTCCACCCTCCTGTGTTTACTATACACAGATTGTGGTCGGCCACGAGCCCGATTCCTATAGAGCAGGAAATCAAGCTCAAGaagccaccccctcccattgTGGTTCAGAGTACGTCCTTCAGCTATCACAAGTTCCTTAGACGAGTCAAGGAGCTTGCTAGTGTGGCACCGGACCGCAAGGTGCGCGTATGGCGAGTTCTGCAGACCATCCCCGCCACGGAAACCCCAGCCTCGGAGCCCTCAGAATCCTctgggatgatgaagactcCTCCGGACTCTCCAGTTCAAGAGGTTGGCCTTCCCGATGGATTTCCTGCCGTCCCCGGGGCTTGGCCTGAGAtgcttgttgatgtggtaACTTTTGGGCAGTTGGAGAAGGGTGTCCAACGCGCCCTTGTTGAGGCACAGGACACAACTGTCCATGCCAACTACAACGGCAAGAGGAGCCTGTCGCTGGTAGGCCTCAATGTCGATCAAACCCTTGTTCTGGACGAAGAAGTGGAGCGTCAGGACTGGGTGTCTACATATAGCGGTTCCAACGGCAAGAATTTGACAACTAGGAATAGCTCAACCGCTGTCGTTCAGGCCCGGGCCAACGTCAGCGGACGTAGCAGCCCCGCGCTTTCGGCACCTCTCACCAGAGGCCGCGCCCAGCAAAAGTCGGGGCGGACCCACGGCTGTGTAGGACTCCAGAACTTGGGCAACACGTGCTACATGAACTCTGCTCTTCAGTGTCTGCGTGCCGTCGAGGAACTCACAAAGTATTTCCTCACTCATGAAGCGAAAAAGGAGATCAACACCGACAATCCTCTCGCCCATGGTGGAGATGTTGCCCTCTCCTACGGACGGTTGCTTGAAGAAATCTACAAGGAACCCACACCAAACTCGGTTGCACCACGCCAATTCAAGAGCGTTATCGGTCGGTATGCTCCTGCCTTCTCGGGATATGGCCAGCAGGATTCGCAAGAGTTCCTTGGCTGGCTTCTCGATGGTCTCCAAGAGGATCTCAATCGCATCCTCAGGAAGCCGTATATTGAGAAGCCCGACTCTACCGACGAGATGATCAACAACCCTGCAGCGATTCGGGAGATGGCCCTCCAGGTTTGGGACATTACGAAGCGGAGAGATGACTCGGTCATCTCTGATCTGTTCACCGGCTTGTACAAGTCTACTCTTGTGTGCCCCGAATGCAACAAGATCAGCATCACGTTCGACCCTTTCACCAACTTgacccttcccctccccatggCAAACTCGTGGTCCAGAGAGATCAGGTTCTATCCGCTGAATGATGCACCCGTCAACATTGTCGTTGATATCGACAagaacagcagcatcaaggGATTGAAGCAGTTCATTTCGCAGCGTGTTGGGGTACCTGTCGACCGTCTCATGGCTTCCGAGGAATTCTCGGGCAAATTTTTCAAGCACTATGATGACATGGCGACTGTCTCTGACGACATCTCTAGCAACGATATCGTCGTTGTTCATGAGCTCGAGgctcccccctcaaacctGGCCTTGACCAAAGACtcaaagaagcaaaagatcaAGTCTCTTTTGGCTGacaatgatgaggaagacTTGGAGGATCCTATGGTACAAAGCATGGTTGTTCCTGTCTTGCACATGTGTTCACAGGGCAAAGCCAAGCGCAAGAAGAGCGTTCTGGTGCCGCCGCACTTTATCGTGCTGAACCCAGAGGAGGCATGCAGCGAAGACATCATCCGGCGGAAAatcttggagaaggtggcgACGTTTACCACACATCCTGAACTTGCTGCGTTGGAGGAAACCGACGCAGGCGATAATATTGATCCGGAGATGGCCAATGTGGCCTCGGATGTTGATTCTTCAGGCGACTCGAAGATAGTAGCGAAGTcggttgagggtgaagaagacaTTGTCGACGTCACCATGGCTGATGCAAACGATGCGCCCAAGCCAGCAGCGTCCAGCGGGGCTGAACA ATCCTCACAGGCGCTGAAGGCATCCAAGTCACAGCGACCCAAGTGGATAGACCCCGAAGAGTTCCTTGCGCCGCAGTTCCAGAACCTGTTTGAtctcagcttcttctcggaAGGCACTATGACCATACCTACTGGGTGGCAGTCTGTGACCGAGGGGAATGCGTACCCGAGACTCAGCACCAGGCAGCCAAAGCTGATAATGTCGGATGTCGAGATGCAGAGCCCCGGAGCTTGGGCCAACTCTGATGCTAGCGGCAGCGACGAAGTGAACGAGGTCACTCGCATGGCAGAGGAATCCAGCGATGATGACTCGGATTTCCCTCATCAAGTCAAG GACCTCCAGTCACGAGCGATTGAACCGCCATCCCACCACGTGAACGCGCGCGGTGgtaagaagaagatgaaggctCGCCAACAGCAGATGTATggcaagaaggccaagaagcggTTCGAAAAGCAACAGAAGGGCCGCATGCAGAAGCAACACGCAAGCCGGCGTGATACCGGTCCCATTGAAGGTCCCCTGGTCCGTCTAGGTGAAGGTATCATCGTGGACTGGAACGAGGAGGCCTGGGAGGCTCTCTTTGACGGCCAGCCAGGAGAGTCAATGCGCGGCTGCAAGACCTTTGAGAATGTAGACACTCTGGTGGACCCTGCCCTtgaagccaagaagaagcaaagagCTCTGCGTGCAAAGCATGGCATTACACTTGAGGATTGCCTGAacgagtttgagaaggaggaaatCCTGTCAGAGCAGGATACGTGGTACTGCCCACGCTGCAAAGAGCATCGACGGGCTAGCAAGAAGTTCGATCTCTGGAAGACGCCAGACATTCTAGTCGTCCACCTCAAGCGTTTCAGTTCTGTTGGATACCGCAGGGAAAAGCTCGACATTCTGGTTGACTTTCCAGTGGAAGGACTCGATCTGACTTCTCGGGTCATCGACAAGGAGGACGGGAAACAAGAGATTTACGACCTCATTGCCGTTGATGACCAttggggtggtttgggtggtggtcatTATACTGCCAAAGCCAAGAACTTCAACGATGGCTCCTGGTATGAGTATAACG ACACGGGTGTGAGTAAGTGCAGCGATTCTCAAAAGGTTGTCAGTGCTGCTGCGTACCTTCTCTTCTACAGAAGACGCTCTGAAACACCGCTGGGCGGACCCAAGTTTCAGGAGATCTTCGACAAGTATGACAGCCAGATTGCCTCCGCCGATCAAGACATGTCCGACTCGGGGGAAGGGCAGCGTCTCGGCCTAAGCTCCTCCCTTCGTGGATCGCCGAGCGCTTCGACCGGAGCAGGTCTAACTCTCCCTCGAGGAAAACGTGGTTTGGTTAGCGACGACTCTGACCGCGCGGGACAGGCCCTTATCCCTGCTGACCCTGAACTGCCATCCTATCAGGCAAGCGTGGGGAATGGTGACGAGGATACCGAGATGGGCGCTGCGCTGTGGGATCAATCCACGTTGCACAACAGCattgagggtgatgaggatgagggcatCGGCCTTCCCGACTACGACAATGGCGGTATGGCCGGCATGACTTCGGTTATTGGCTCGAACTGGAATTTCCAGAACATCAAGCCTGGCTCGGTGGCGTCTGACGGGGACATTGCTAGCGATATTGCGCAGAACGACAACTCGTCCAACGACGACGGCTTTGCGGCCGGGGACGAGATGGATGAAGTCTTCATGAGTGGTCCATCACTGGAATTTATTGAGCATGAGCCGACATTCCCCGAAGAAGAGATCCCAGCGCCTCCCGCCGAAGCACAGAACTTGTTTGATCAGATAGCCGAGGACAAATGGGCACAGCAGCAGATTCACACCGTACCTGCTGATATTGCCGATGATCATGCCAGCGACAAGGTTGCTGAGATACGGGTTGGTGACGGAGGCGAGGACCAACAGGCTCAGGTGCAAAAACCGAGTGCTTAG